Proteins encoded in a region of the Pseudochaenichthys georgianus unplaced genomic scaffold, fPseGeo1.2 scaffold_525_arrow_ctg1, whole genome shotgun sequence genome:
- the LOC117443041 gene encoding P2Y purinoceptor 14 yields MDLQNSTHLPGNQSDFRSVFILKVLPPLYLLTCLVGGVLNGVAACIFFRVPSDSGLVVYLKNMVVADFLMLSTFPFKVAAELGVGGWRMHVVTCRYTAVLFYFSMYVGMVFMGFISLERYVKIVRHTSSNTSTCGSKWCKLHLLQSVDFARVLALLTWVFMLLSVLPNVVFTSNPATETNARCCMELKTKFGLQWHHFLAYFNNALFWLTLFLLSFCYASIACHLYSSYRRVRREQSDACRKSKRSIFSLLAVFFVCFVPYHVLRVPYTLNQKAGSGFSEDARFWLFQLKEATLFLSAINVCLDPVIYFLMCRTFRESLLRKLSGRRRRRRRGGSLTTGQSVTNLGGVEERR; encoded by the exons ATGGATCTCCAGAACTCCACCCACCTCCCTGGGAACCAATCAGATTTCAGAAGCGTGTTCATCCTGAAGGTGTTGCCTCCGCTCTACCTGCTCACCTGTCTTGTGGGCGGAGTCCTGAACGGAGTCGCCGCCTGCATCTTCTTCCGGGTGCCGAGCGACTCGGGGCTGGTGGTGTACCTGAAGAACATGGTGGTGGCCGACTTCCTCATGCTCTCCACCTTCCCCTTCAAGGTGGCGGCCgagttgggggtgggggggtggcGCATGCACGTGGTCACCTGCCGCTACACCGCCGTGCTCTTCTACTTCTCCATGTACGTGGGCATGGTCTTCATGGGCTTCATCAGCCTCGAGCGCTACGTCAAGATCGTCCGACACACGTCCTCCAACACCTCCACCTGCGG GTCGAAGTGGTGCAAGCTGCACCTCCTGCAGAGCGTGGACTTCGCTCGGGTTCTGGCGCTGCTCACCTGGGTCTTCATGCTGCTTTCCGTCCTGCCCAACGTGGTCTTCACCAGCAATCCTGCAACCGAGACCAACGCGCGGTGCTGCATGGAGCTGAAGACGAAGTTCGGCCTGCAGTGGCATCACTTCCTAGCCTACTTCAACAACGCCCTCTTCTGGCTGACGTTGTTCCTGCTGTCCTTTTGCTACGCCTCCATCGCCTGCCATCTGTACAGCTCGTATCGACGTGTTCGCCGCGAGCAAAGCGACGCCTGCAGGAAGTCCAAACGCAGCATCTTCAGCCTCCTGGCGGTGTTTTTCGTCTGCTTCGTTCCGTACCACGTGCTTCGCGTCCCGTATACTTTGAACCAGAAGGCGGGGTCGGGCTTCAGTGAGGACGCCCGCTTCTGGCTGTTCCAGCTGAAGGAGGCCACGCTCTTCCTCTCCGCCATCAACGTCTGCCTCGACCCCGTCATCTACTTCCTGATGTGCCGCACCTTCAGGGAGTCGCTGCTCAGGAAGCTgtcggggaggaggaggaggaggaggaggggggggtcgCTCACCACCGGACAGTCCGTCACTAACCTAGGCGGGGTagaggagaggaggtga